From one Streptomyces sp. ICC1 genomic stretch:
- a CDS encoding MarR family transcriptional regulator, with product MDVHRHPGTTRAELVKRLGFEQPTIAKAITRMERTGFVERAADPGDRRVTRLRLTAQGEAVVQDVIDAWADADRASTTGLTDAETRELTRLLHKIRDKRP from the coding sequence GTGGACGTTCACCGGCATCCCGGGACCACCCGGGCGGAGCTGGTCAAGCGCCTGGGTTTCGAGCAGCCCACCATTGCCAAAGCGATCACCCGCATGGAACGGACCGGGTTCGTGGAACGCGCCGCGGACCCTGGCGACCGACGCGTGACCCGGCTGCGGCTGACCGCACAAGGCGAAGCCGTGGTCCAAGACGTCATCGACGCCTGGGCGGACGCCGACAGGGCCTCCACCACCGGACTCACCGACGCGGAGACCCGTGAGCTCACCCGGCTCCTGCACAAGATCCGCGACAAGCGTCCGTGA
- a CDS encoding SDR family NAD(P)-dependent oxidoreductase — translation MDLGSAGRAVLVTGASSGLGRATALAFADEKAHIAVGYHTNRRAAEEVAALAEERGARAICGNSTSAGPTR, via the coding sequence ATGGACCTGGGATCGGCAGGCAGGGCCGTACTCGTCACCGGCGCCAGTTCGGGCCTCGGCAGAGCCACCGCGCTGGCGTTCGCGGACGAGAAGGCCCACATCGCCGTCGGCTATCACACCAACCGCCGCGCTGCCGAGGAGGTCGCCGCCCTGGCGGAAGAGCGCGGTGCCCGCGCGATCTGCGGCAACTCGACCTCGGCCGGCCCGACTCGCTGA
- a CDS encoding SDR family NAD(P)-dependent oxidoreductase codes for MKDAVEHARRELGPINALVNCALQWPGWPDPGELFETAPPERFTSSLAANLTGPYLLARAVVADRRALHWGRIVNVSTGLVEDGFPHSAPYIAAKSGPHGLTRAMSREPAAEGILTNVVMPGFTPADNSSRPSSSRRPAAAPQPRASPTPTMSPA; via the coding sequence CTGAAGGATGCGGTCGAGCACGCCCGCCGGGAGCTCGGCCCGATCAACGCCCTGGTCAACTGTGCGTTGCAGTGGCCGGGATGGCCCGACCCCGGTGAACTCTTCGAGACCGCGCCACCCGAACGGTTCACCTCATCGCTGGCCGCCAACCTGACCGGCCCCTACCTCCTCGCCCGTGCTGTCGTGGCTGACAGGCGTGCACTGCACTGGGGCCGCATCGTCAACGTCTCCACCGGCCTGGTCGAGGACGGCTTCCCCCACAGCGCCCCCTACATCGCCGCCAAGTCGGGGCCGCACGGACTGACCCGCGCCATGTCCCGCGAACCGGCCGCCGAAGGCATCCTCACCAACGTGGTCATGCCCGGCTTCACACCCGCCGACAACAGCTCCCGGCCCAGCTCCTCGAGAAGGCCGGCGGCGGCGCCGCAACCCAGAGCGTCACCCACCCCGACGATGTCGCCCGCATGA
- a CDS encoding recombinase family protein has product MSLISEGQRAHLAGTYDPHSAGKVLFVVFAAMAEVEREFIHERTLVGLDTAAANGKHGGRPPAADGDVLAVALRRRDAKESVTTIASHLGVGAPPGSSGVREDHSTSISTPWSVRVWSARCVKIAVCTSSRAASAGIGTLPHPPPESSALNV; this is encoded by the coding sequence GTGTCCCTTATAAGTGAAGGACAGCGCGCACACCTCGCCGGCACCTACGACCCGCACAGCGCGGGCAAGGTCCTCTTCGTGGTGTTCGCCGCGATGGCCGAGGTCGAGCGGGAGTTCATCCACGAACGGACCCTCGTCGGCCTGGACACCGCCGCCGCGAACGGCAAGCACGGCGGCCGCCCGCCGGCTGCCGACGGCGACGTGCTCGCCGTCGCCCTGCGGCGCCGCGACGCGAAGGAGTCCGTCACCACCATCGCGTCGCACCTCGGCGTCGGAGCTCCACCCGGATCATCCGGCGTCAGGGAGGACCATTCCACGTCGATCTCAACGCCGTGGAGTGTGCGGGTGTGGTCCGCAAGGTGCGTGAAGATCGCCGTCTGTACGTCCTCAAGGGCCGCGTCGGCGGGCATCGGGACCTTGCCGCATCCGCCACCCGAGTCATCAGCGCTGAACGTGTAG